Proteins encoded by one window of Lathyrus oleraceus cultivar Zhongwan6 chromosome 1, CAAS_Psat_ZW6_1.0, whole genome shotgun sequence:
- the LOC127115886 gene encoding putative transcription factor bHLH107 — protein MDSGSDISRVLFNTTSYGFDALNGISRGRFVSTNSLVLDSEKGDLVNSPPNPIIGEKKICDANKTLAALKSHREAERRRRNRINGHLAKLRGLVSCSPKMDKATLLAEVVRQVKELKKNADEESKGYLIPKDSDEVKVELEPCESGGVDGSILYKASICCDYGPELLTDLKQTLDNLKLELVRAEMSSLGDRVKNEFVYTCCKVDIYDVELCQVIASNVYQALSSVLDKASTSMDYELRVPRPCIQLQHTSALSCNHEFCSC, from the exons ATGGATTCTGGCTCTGATATTTCGAGGGTACTGTTCAATACCACTTCTTATGGATTTGATGCTTTAAATGGGATTTCAAGAGGAAGATTTGTATCAACAAACTCACTGGTTTTGGATAGTGAGAAAGGAGATCTAGTGAATTCTCCTCCAAATCCAATAATTGGAGAGAAAAAGATTTGTGATGCTAACAAAACTTTGGCAGCTTTGAAGAGTCATAGGGAAGCAGAGAGGAGAAGAAGAAACAGAATTAATGGACATCTTGCAAAACTTCGAGGACTTGTGTCATGTTCTCCAAAG ATGGACAAAGCAACCCTACTAGCAGAGGTTGTTAGGCAAGTGAAGGAACTGAAAAAGAATGCAGATGAAGAAAGCAAAGGTTATCTAATTCCAAAAGATAGTGATGAAGTGAAAGTTGAACTTGAACCATGTGAAAGTGGTGGAGTTGATGGATCAATTCTTTACAAAGCATCAATCTGCTGTGATTACGGACCAGAGCTTCTAACTGATCTAAAACAAACTCTTGATAACCTTAAATTAGAATTGGTAAGAGCAGAAATGTCAAGTTTGGGAGACAGGGTTAAGAATGAGTTTGTGTACACGTGTTGTAAAGTGGACATTTATGATGTTGAGTTATGTCAAGTTATTGCAAGTAATGTTTATCAGGCACTGAGTTCTGTATTGGATAAGGCTTCTACTTCAATGGATTACGAATTAAGAGTACCACGTCCTTGTATTCAGCTTCAGCACACATCTGCTTTGTCATGCAACCATGAATTTTGTTCATGTTGA